GAATGAAAATTAATTATACTTAAATAGGTATGTTGGTAATATCTATAGTATTAATGACGATTTTAGTACTATTAGTAAATAAAACCAAGATTGGTTTAGTGATGAAGGCTTCTGAACAAAATATTGTTGCAGCTAACTTAGTGGGTATAAAGGTAAACTCTGTAATTTCCTTTATATTTATTTTAGTTGGATTATCTGCAGCAGTCGCAAGTATATTAGTAAGTAGTTATTATGGAATGACCTATCCTAATATGGGATATATAGTTGAGTTAAAAGCCCTTTCGGCAGCAGTATTAGGTGGTATTGGTAATTTGCCTGGCTCTTTAGTAGGTGGACTTATAATTGGTTTAATTGAATCTGTGGGAGCTACTGCATTAGGTTCAGAATTTAGAGATAATATTGCATTTGTAATCTTAATACTAGTTCTAATAATTAAACCTAATGGTTTATTTGGTAAGAAAATTATAGGGAAGGTGTAGGATGAATATAATAAATAAATTAAACAATTGAAAAATGAAATTTATTTTACTCGTATTTTTGGGATACTACTCTGAGTATTTCTTTTTATTAATAACAATACTTATATTTTAAATACATTGTTTAAGATAATTATATATACAATTATGGCTTTAGGACTAAATATTTTAGTTAGGTATGCAGGATTGGTGTCCATAGGCCATGCAGGATTTGTTGCCATTGGCATATATGCAACTATTATTTTATCTATTAGATTCAATCTGAATTTCTTTGTAGCTTTGTTAGCGACAATTATTATCACTGGGATTGTAGGTATAATAATGAGGCTACCGACCTTAAGAG
The Tissierellales bacterium DNA segment above includes these coding regions:
- a CDS encoding branched-chain amino acid ABC transporter permease, yielding MLVISIVLMTILVLLVNKTKIGLVMKASEQNIVAANLVGIKVNSVISFIFILVGLSAAVASILVSSYYGMTYPNMGYIVELKALSAAVLGGIGNLPGSLVGGLIIGLIESVGATALGSEFRDNIAFVILILVLIIKPNGLFGKKIIGKV
- a CDS encoding branched-chain amino acid ABC transporter permease, coding for MLNTLFKIIIYTIMALGLNILVRYAGLVSIGHAGFVAIGIYATIILSIRFNLNFFVALLATIIITGIVGIIMRLPTLRVTGTYLTIVTSGFGEIVRSVIIWDSVTNGPLGIRNIPNPSIFGYELTIYNGGSYI